Proteins encoded within one genomic window of Fusarium musae strain F31 chromosome 4, whole genome shotgun sequence:
- a CDS encoding hypothetical protein (EggNog:ENOG41) codes for MTTQDWSVDDALIGKVTNYVEEYMSKYDASHDFNHIKRVLRLSQHIQSRTPSTRQDLVTLAALLHDVGDKKYLRPGEDPSRMVASVLVSFGAPQALADTVQAICLGVSYSSEVKDPARTQALVGKYPELAVVQDADRLDAIGAVGIARTFAFGGAKSRTLENTMEHFDDKLLLLEGMMKTEEGRRMAKERTERLRLMKAWWQEETSE; via the coding sequence ATGACTACCCAAGACTGGTCAGTTGATGACGCCCTTATTGGCAAAGTGACAAATTATGTTGAGGAATATATGTCCAAGTATGACGCATCGCACGACTTCAACCATATCAAGCGTGTCCTCCGTCTCTCGCAGCATATCCAGTCTCGTACCCCTTCAACCCGCCAAGATCTGGTCACGCTGGCCGCACTGCTCCACGACGTTGGCGACAAGAAGTACCTCCGCCCCGGCGAGGACCCTTCTCGCATGGTAGCATCCGTGCTCGTGTCCTTTGGTGCACCGCAGGCCCTTGCCGACACCGTCCAGGCCATCTGCCTCGGCGTCAGCTACTCCTCCGAAGTCAAGGACCCGGCGCGGACACAGGCGCTTGTGGGCAAGTATCCGGAGCTGGCCGTTGTTCAGGATGCCGACCGCCTAGATGCCATTGGCGCCGTAGGCATTGCGAGGACGTTCGCATTTGGAGGTGCCAAGAGTCGGACATTGGAGAACACTATGGAGCATTTTGATGACAAGCTCCTATTGCTCGAGGGCATGATGAAAACAGAGGAAGGGAGGAGGATGGCTAAGGAGAGGACGGAGAGGTTACGTTTAATGAAGGCATGGTGGCAAGAGGAGACTAGCGAGTAA
- a CDS encoding hypothetical protein (EggNog:ENOG41) — protein sequence MRSSGIIVAAAAAVASAHYENPSVGFTTVYTHPANVTKPTEYTTSTVYSTKTYTITQCPPTVVDCPVGHVTTETIAVSTTVCPVTEVPTEPSKPHEPVYPNPTEPKPHEPVSTHPGQDVITKTQTYAYPHPTNPGQSVTKTITYTVPKDHGHNATAVNPPPHTYHPVPTGGAPVYHNGTTPGYPGTHGGKTPQGEESGNDDGTDSGSHGGSSSGSGSKGGNGGSESEDHEPSTSSDVPETVQTAGAHMNAVTGLLVIVGFAAAYLI from the exons ATGAGGTCTTCGGGAATCAtcgtcgctgctgctgcggctgTCGCCAGCGCTCACTACGAGAAC CCTTCTGTTGGCTTCACCACTGTCTACACCCACCCAGCCAACGTCACCAAGCCTACTGAGTACACTACCAGCACGGTCTACAGCACCAAGACCTATACCATCACCCAGTGCCCCCCTACTGTTGTCGACTGCCCCGTGGGCCATGTCACTACCGAGACCATCGCCGTTTCCACAACTGTCTGCCCTGTCACTGAGGTCCCTACTGAGCCCAGCAAGCCTCATGAGCCTGTCTACCCCAACCCTACTGAGCCCAAGCCTCATGAGCCTGTATCTACTCACCCGGGCCAGGATGTTATCACCAAGACTCAGACATACGCCTACCCTCATCCTACCAACCCTGGCCAGAGCGTGACCAAGACCATCACTTACACCGTTCCCAAGGACCATGGCCACAACGCTACTGCTGTcaaccctcctcctcatACCTATCACCCTGTTCCTACTGGTGGTGCTCCCGTCTACCATAATGGAACCACACCCGGTTATCCCGGTACCCATGGTGGAAAGACTCCTCAGGGTGAAGAGAGCGGCAACGATGATGGCACTGACAGCGGATCCCAtggtggcagcagcagcggcagcggcagcaagGGAGGCAACGGTGGCTCTGAATCCGAGGACCACGAGCCCTCGACTTCCTCTGATGTTCCCGAGACTGTCCAAACTGCTGGAGCTCACATGAACGCCGTCACTGGCCTGCTCGTTATCGTTGGCTTCGCCGCCGCCTATCTGATCTAA
- a CDS encoding hypothetical protein (EggNog:ENOG41) → MMAPPADYPLQTQHETSPTSQLQFKKHKILPRPRSERTSELPIRVSSPSIRYDLATNTSVSGNGKHPSSPRTLKHQSRRISSGPDLPPTPPRHSRQPSENSSGKTNSPAATDIALRTPQPSHLRPPTTPPNQKSPPTPDVTPPHSTSRPQLLRPIASDRACSSTTAGESQSGSFTTAREEPLSSEDEDKPIVNQNSRATVRKIFDPNSRIDKPGNLGLALGNLAPHSEGSSTSRSPAGDWAHNDSDWGSVSEVEQEWDHNLQRLVTVKKRPEALIMHRLSPNRARVVEPNTVIPTQAAKAVRGMPLYPTTETLTETLPRGTSSRDIPPSATSTTIATSDPRRMSAISTKSTASTVVEAYLLDTVPKRQRTLRHVRKQTILRDSTNESSTSTAASLKSDRSYTDSCGRNRSTAPKSESQYSNATHNSISSGRARREVWKAGGIPVVVVPSRLSSHKTKSREPSLRSHSSRKSSRTTSASPTLNDKSTKDEPPIVRRQLRGRSYSMSESSDERTIDYPPMVPARSSSLSAPTSRNGSRASSLTTESMKLHNALQEYLNKKKDTPRVPDLRFSEDTPGARTFSNASESHRRSGSDRHDDFLNTKGYGSQNTPFSLASVDTNGTNPVVSEALAVQMYPHQNSSLLMIDHSTKPSESPDETQSEAEEDLDVPMPTDSLEDIPTTPPQPKFSLDDVDSPLRNPRAPPEPPNHPPVINFIPATPSGTTPAHEKMAQMGNYFESMNEKPPRRPSVVRRAFNRTRRHSVDYTPSTRRPSSFLSRTLSLSRTGRIRGMPTMEREPAHLGSDDSPVEENKLHPFWRPQWSSEDSDECDGYCDDDCDLHSSDELGDQTYQYPPVDNRPKGPQRSFSSRMKRTFAVLPPRDGSYYTSYDWPTTERRTIGRTPSGNLRVMRHRSSLESLRRNYNDDERPHSADGEVKRSFWRANNIHRRANKEKRRLSLGSKLEELQNLPRKFSERRREKRSQELRKKISGPKEVRDGVGEVIRSSAARDHYKPFDVTSSR, encoded by the coding sequence ATGATGGCACCTCCCGCTGATTATCCGCTCCAAACACAACATGAGACCAGCCCAACCAGTCAATTACAATTTAAAAAGCACAAGATTCTTCCACGACCTCGATCTGAAAGGACCTCCGAATTACCGATTCGAGTTTCTAGCCCTTCAATCAGATATGACCTGGCTACCAATACTTCTGTTTCCGGCAATGGAAAGCATCCATCGAGCCCACGAACTCTCAAACATCAGTCGCGAAGGATAAGTAGTGGTCCAGATCTACCACCAACCCCGCCGAGACATTCGCGCCAGCCCTCGGAGAACTCTTCTGGCAAGACAAATAGTCCAGCTGCGACCGATATCGCTTTACGGACTCCCCAGCCATCACATCTGCGTCCACCCACCACGCCTCCTAATCAGAAGAGCCCGCCTACGCCCGATGTGACGCCGCCTCATTCCACAAGTCGCCCGCAATTACTACGGCCTATTGCTAGTGACCGTGCCTGTTCAAGTACTACAGCTGGTGAATCCCAATCTGGTTCCTTCACAACTGCGCGAGAAGAGCCTTTATCAtccgaagatgaagacaagcCTATTGTCAATCAGAACTCACGAGCAACTGTACGCAAGATCTTTGACCCAAATTCTCGTATTGACAAGCCTGGAAACCTCGGACTGGCTTTGGGCAACCTGGCACCTCACTCGGAAGGGAGCAGTACGTCCAGGTCACCAGCAGGGGATTGGGCTCATAACGACAGCGACTGGGGCTCTGTCAGTGAGGTAGAGCAGGAATGGGATCACAATTTGCAAAGACTGGTGACTGTGAAGAAGCGACCTGAAGCACTTATTATGCATCGTTTAAGCCCAAACAGGGCGAGAGTCGTGGAGCCCAACACAGTCATACCGACACAAGCAGCCAAAGCTGTGCGAGGCATGCCTTTGTACCCAACGACAGAGACACTGACGGAGACACTTCCGCGAGGCACCTCGAGCCGTGATATCCCCCCCTCGGCGACATCGACAACAATCGCGACTTCTGACCCACGTAGGATGTCGGCGATCTCTACCAAATCCACTGCCTCGACTGTTGTGGAGGCTTATCTTTTGGACACAGTCCCCAAGAGGCAGAGGACACTGCGTCATGTGCGAAAACAAACCATTCTGAGAGACTCGACCAATGAGTCCTCCACCTCAACCGCAGCCTCTCTGAAGTCGGACAGATCGTATACTGATTCATGCGGTCGAAACCGTTCAACTGCTCCAAAGTCAGAAAGTCAATACTCGAACGCGACACATAATTCTATCTCTAGTGGCAGGGCTCGACGGGAAGTCTGGAAAGCAGGGGGCATACCTGTGGTGGTTGTTCCTAGTCGGCTATCATCACACAAAACCAAGTCTAGAGAGCCGTCACTGAGGTCGCACTCTAGCCGAAAGTCGAGCCGTaccaccagcgccagccCTACGCTGAACGACAAATCAACGAAAGATGAGCCTCCTATTGTGCGGCGTCAATTGAGAGGTCGATCTTATTCCATGTCCGAAAGCTCTGATGAGAGAACCATAGACTACCCACCTATGGTGCCTGCTCGCTCGTCCTCTCTATCTGCTCCTACTAGCCGTAACGGTTCAAGAGCCAGTTCCCTGACAACCGAGAGTATGAAGCTTCATAACGCCTTGCAGGAAtatctcaacaagaagaaggatacgCCCAGGGTGCCTGACCTTCGCTTCTCAGAAGACACGCCAGGGGCACGAACGTTTTCCAATGCCTCAGAAAGTCACCGTCGGTCAGGTTCCGATCGCCATGACGACTTCTTGAACACAAAGGGATATGGCTCACAAAACACTCCGTTTTCGTTGGCTTCGGTCGACACAAATGGGACCAATCCGGTGGTATCAGAAGCGCTCGCAGTGCAGATGTACCCACACCAGAACTCGTCGCTATTAATGATAGATCATTCGACAAAACCCTCTGAGTCGCCAGACGAGACTCAAtcggaggcggaggaagaTCTGGATGTGCCAATGCCGACTGATTCCTTGGAGGACATTCCAACCACACCTCCTCAGCCAAAGTTTTCTCTTGACGATGTCGACTCTCCTCTCCGAAATCCGCGAGCGCCTCCCGAGCCACCTAACCACCCACCAgtcatcaacttcattcCTGCCACCCCATCAGGAACGACTCCAGCTCACGAGAAAATGGCGCAGATGGGCAACTACTTTGAGTCAATGAACGAAAAACCCCCTCGTCGTCCTTCTGTGGTACGCCGTGCTTTCAATCGTACACGACGCCACTCGGTTGATTATACACCGTCAACCCGAAGACCTTCGAGCTTCTTGTCGCGCACTCTGTCCCTTTCGCGCACTGGGAGGATCAGAGGGATGCCTACTATGGAACGTGAACCAGCGCATCTTGGCTCGGACGACAGCCCCGTGGAAGAAAACAAATTGCACCCTTTTTGGCGCCCTCAATGGTCTAGTGAGGACTCAGACGAGTGCGATGGATACTGTGACGATGACTGTGATCTGCACTCGTCGGATGAACTCGGTGATCAGACCTACCAATATCCTCCGGTAGACAACCGACCGAAGGGACCTCAGAGAAGCTTCAGTTCCAGGATGAAGCGCACATTTGCCGTCCTCCCGCCTCGTGACGGTTCCTACTACACCAGCTATGATTGGCCCACTACTGAGCGTCGCACTATTGGGCGAACCCCAAGTGGTAACCTCAGAGTCATGAGACATCGGTCTAGTCTTGAATCTCTGCGACGAAACTATAACGATGATGAGAGGCCACATTCCGCGGATGGCGAAGTTAAGAGATCATTCTGGCGAGCCAATAACATCCACAGGCGTgctaacaaagaaaagagaaggctTTCCCTGGGAAGCAAGTTAGAGGAGTTGCAGAACCTCCCGCGCAAATTCAGCGAGAGGCGGCGTGAGAAGCGATCACAAGAGCTTCGCAAGAAGATAAGCGGGCCAAAGGAAGTTCGTGATGGGGTTGGAGAAGTCATCAGGTCGAGCGCAGCTCGCGATCATTACAAGCCTTTCGATGTGACCTCATCACGCTGA
- a CDS encoding hypothetical protein (EggNog:ENOG41) — MPKFFCDYCDVYLTHDSMSVRKAHNSGRNHLRNVVDYYQQIGHEKAQSVIDSITSSYAAEGQAHANPMLPHNQPGHGFPPPPFAFPGGIPPPPFPGMPGAPPGQFPQGLPPPPGGGRGMPPMPPFPGPNGMPVPPNGLPFPPPPGGFPFPPPGAPGGPGAAGGAPPPFPGMPGMPPPGQGFPPHGFAPPGAGAPGHEKR, encoded by the exons ATGCCCAAGT TCTTCT GCGATTATTGCGATGTCTACCTCACGCACGATTCCATGAGCGTGCGCAAGGCTCACAACAGTGGTCGAAACCATCTGCGAAACGTGGTTGACTATTACCAAC AAATCGGCCACGAGAAGGCTCAATCCGTCATCGACTCCATCACCTCTTCTTATGCTGCTGAAGGTCAAGCACACGCAAATCCTATGCTTCCTCATAATCAACCTGGACACGGTTTTCCTCCACCTCCCTTCGCGTTCCCAGGTG GTATCCCTCCTCCGCCTTTCCCGGGGATGCCAGGTGCGCCTCCTGGACAATTTCCTCAAGGACTACCTC CCCCTCCTGGCGGTGGTCGAGGCATGCCCCCCATGCCCCCATTCCCCGGGCCCAATGGCATGCCTGTCCCTCCTAACGGTCTTCCATTTCCCCCTCCTCCAGGCGGCTTCCCGTTCCCTCCTCCAGGCGCCCCAGGAGGACCTGGTGCTGCCGGTGGTGCCCCTCCTCCTTTTCCTGGCATGCCTGGCATGCCTCCGCCCGGCCAAGGATTTCCACCACACGGATTCGCTCCTCCCGGAGCCGGAGCTCCCGGACATGAGAAGCGATGA
- the ERV25 gene encoding vesicle coat component, translating into MALQQRLVQYICSVLLLVSAASALKFDLIAQAESSKRERCVRNFVGKDTLVVVTATVDGYKGDGMVVNLYIRDAVGNEYGRPKDVVGESRTVFTSHADAAFDVCFENIVTGSQRINNPTRHVELDIDIGADAKDWSAIQATEKLKPVEAELRRIEEITGELVTEMEYLRTREQKLRDTNESTNNRVKWFGIATTWLLIGLWVWQIMYLRAYFRSKHLI; encoded by the exons ATGGCTCTCCAACAGAGATTGGTGCAGTATATCTGCAGCGTTCTGCTGCTTGTTAGCGCTGCCAGCGCTTTGAAGTTCGACCTGATTGCACAAGCAGAGAGCTCAAAGAGGGAACGTTGTGTGCGCAACTTTGTCGGAAAAGACACACTTGTCGTGGTGACAGCGACTGTCGATGGCTACAAGGGTGACGGCATGGTGGTGAACCTCTAC ATTCGAGATGCCGTTGGCAACGAGTACGGCCGACCCAAAGACGTTGTCGGGGAATCCAGGACCGTCTTTACATCACATGCTGACGCTGCCTTTGATGTTTGTTTCGAAAATATTGTTACTGGTT CCCAGCGAATCAACAACCCTACCCGCCATGTTGAGCTCGATATCGACATCGGCGCCGACGCCAAGGACTGGTCCGCCATCCAGGCCaccgagaagctcaagcctgttgaggctgagctcCGCCGCATCGAGGAAATCACTGGCGAGCTTGTCACCGAGATGGAATACCTCCGCACACGAGAGCAAAAGCTTCGAGACACCAACGAGAGCACCAACAACCGTGTTAAGTGGTTCGGTATCGCCACCACTTGGTTGCTTATTGGTCTCTGGGTCTGGCAGATCATGTATCTCCGTGCCTACTTCCGATCAAAGCATCTTATTTAA
- a CDS encoding hypothetical protein (BUSCO:EOG092624KK), with protein MADLNPPKTAVQDQDINPWSVEGAQGENGEVAAIDYDAICSKWNTSKIDQALLERFEQVTGKKPHRWLRRGLFFSHRDFDKILTKYEHGEPFFLYTGRGPSTGSLHLGHTIPLEFTKWLQDVFDVPLVFMLTDDEKALFKDSLSFEDTHKYALENAKDIIALGFDEKKTFIYSDLEYLGHHFLMNAYEFSKLVTFNQVRGAFGFDGSANIGKIFFPAVQCSAAFATSYPEIWSDSPSPDRTKALGKIQCLIPMGIDQDPYFRLIRDNAHRMKNPSPKPALIHSKFLTALQGAGGKMSSSNPNSAIFMTDTAKQIKNKINKFAFSGGRETLEEHREKGGNPDVDVAYIYLTYFEDDDEKLQKIYDDYKSGTLLTGELKKMAIEALQSVVETFQERRKAVTDEVLRSYMKPRKLQWAGNPNPKPKESKPKGEKKKENDEKKTELPDRTAEKSA; from the exons ATGGCGGACCTCAACCCTCCCAAAACCGCCGTTCAGGACCAGGATATCAATCCTTGGTCAGTCGAGGGAGCTCAGGGTGAGAATGGTGAAGTTGCTGCCATCGACTACGACGCCATCTGCTC GAAGTGGAATACCTCAAAGATTGACCAAGCGCTCCTCGAACGATTCGAACAGGTGACTGGCAAGAAGCCTCATCGCTGGTTACGACGCGGCCTCTTTTTCAGCCACCGCGACTTCGACAAGATCCTTACAAAGTACGAGCATGGCGAgcccttcttcctctacaCTGGCCGGGGACCTAGCACTGGCAGTCTTCACCTTGGTCACACGATTCCTCTCGAGTTCACAAAGTGGTTGCAGGATGTCTTTGACGTGCCATTGGTTTTCATGTTGACGGATGACGAGAAGGCTTTATTCAAGGATAGCTTGTCATTCGAGGACACCCACAAATACGCTCTGGAAAACGCCAAAGATATCATTGcccttggctttgatgaaAAGAAGACCTTCATCTATAGTGATCTCGAGTACCTGGGCCATCATTTCCTCATGAACGCCTACGAGTTTTCCAAGCTGGTAACTTTCAACCAGGTCCGTGGAGCTTTTGGCTTTGACGGGAG CGCCAACATCGGCAAGATCTTCTTCCCTGCAGTTCAATGCAGCGCTGCTTTTGCTACATCATACCCCGAGATCTGGTCTGATAGCCCTTCTCCCGATCGCACCAAGGCACTGGGCAAGATCCAGTGCCTCATCCCCATGGGTATTGACCAGGACCCCTATTTCAGGCTCATCCGCGACAATGCCCACAGGATGAAGAACCCGTCGCCAAAGCCTGCTTTGATCCATTCCAAGTTCCTCACCGCACTGCAGGGTGCCGGTGGCAAGATGTCATCTTCAAACCCCAACTCAGCCATTTTTATGACTGACACAGCGAAGCAGATTAAG AACAAGATTAACAAGTTTGCCTTCAGCGGTGGCCGCGAGACGCTCGAAGAGCATCGTGAGAAGGGAGGAAACCCCGACGTAGATGTGGCCTACATCTACCTCACTTAtttcgaggatgacgacgagaagCTACAAAAGATCTACGACGACTACAAGAGTGGCACTCTCCTCACTggagagttgaagaagatggcaattGAAGCTCTGCAGTCTGTTGTAGAGACCTTCCAAGAACGAAGGAAAGCCGTCACCGACGAGGTCCTCAGGTCGTACATGAAGCCTCGAAAGCTTCAGTGGGCTGGAAACCCAAACCCAAAGCCTAAAGAGTCGAAGCCAAAgggggaaaagaagaaagagaacgacgagaagaagaccgagTTGCCTGACCGTACTGCAGAGAAGTCGGCCTAG
- a CDS encoding hypothetical protein (EggNog:ENOG41) — MASLISRTMRPAALRRIVSVPVRPLTTTVSRRSDNLSSSELKVGELQGAKFRVEPLRRVGEDDATKRARLVYQSRKRGTLESDLLLSTFAAAHLPTLSPELLDQYDLLLDENDWDIYYWATQKEQLSTTNPSSAQSPSTADIDAKPESDQITRHPPSGEWAQTVGNFKPAYRPVPARWKDSEILDKLRAHVRSRSVDGGEGGGMGFMPPLEPPEVKK; from the exons ATGGCCTCCCTCATTTCGCGCACTATGCGCCCGGCCGCCCTACGCCGCATTGTCTCCGTGCCCGTTAGACCACTCACCACAACAGTCTCACGGCGATCCGATAatctctcatcctcagagCTCAAGGTGGGCGAACTTCAGGGTGCCAAGTTCAGAGTCGAACCTCTACGCAGGGTGGGCGAGGATGACGCTACCAAGCGGGCTCGCCTTGTCT ACCAGTCGCGAAAACGAGGTACCTTGGAGTCTGATCTTCTGCTATCCACTTTCGCAGCCGCCCATCTGCCCACGTTGTCCCCAGAACTTCTCGATCAGTACGACTTACTCCTCGATGAGAACGACTGGGATATTTACTATTGGGCGACGCAAAAGGAGCAATTGTCCACGACGAACCCTTCGTCCGCCCAGTCACCATCTACCGCTGACATTGACGCAAAGCCTGAAAGCGATCAGATTACCCGGCATCCCCCTTCGGGCGAATGGGCGCAGACCGTGGGCAATTTCAAGCCCGCCTACAGGCCCGTGCCTGCGCGCTGGAAGGACAGTGAAATCCTTGACAAGTTGAGGGCCCATGTGAGAAGCCGGAGTGTTGACGGTGGCGAGGGTGGTGGTATGGGTTTCATGCCTCCTCTTGAGCCCCCTGAGGTCAAgaaatag
- a CDS encoding hypothetical protein (EggNog:ENOG41), which yields MSMSNEHGRRSSKRLAGRLIDDEGDGAHKRRPADRQNAAVATDYEHDDDFAFVRKSKRPKTDKSDEPKPELQPEPKAEPVKKNAKGRPAKQRAAKAPTTNGTIAEEAPAESEMSVTTKPVTRKSSRRKASVDASEGRQTNAPKRTSTRRSTRRSGDSQDEEVPQAASAPEPDPGPQPEAVPELAPAPRVNGASKKRGNRAKSTRPPPDWDKSPQRELPAQSATIALPMSDTPIINRNKEMRKKGGSSNRRSSLGNRGRRASSLIESGQTAIPHREVNPADFYKHIEAEGLTEPRRMKQLLTWCGERALPGKPPHGTPNSNAILGARAIQDQLLKDFAARSEFSDWFSREDDAPKAPVVLKPNPRNMELDEKLAQLEINIKRLQDEKRAWQAIRKPPPEQPPLFPEDEIGPIVLPDFDLLDSEEGKIRGFLADEKASFDAVRLQTESRLRAIQSSLEFQIDELADNVHKLEQRVVVAGKEADKVLSVSALRLRQREEREKASVGTRDMPVIEVLRSLGNILPEGGG from the exons ATGAGCATGAGCAACGAGCACGGGCGACGATCGAGCAAGCGTCTCGCTGGTAGGTTGATTGATGACGAAGGTGATGGCGCCCACAAGAGACGACCCGCTGACCGTCAAAATGCAGCGGTGGCGACAGATTATGAGCATGACGATGATTTCGCATTTGTTCGAAAATCGAAGCGACCTAAGACGGATAAGTCAGATGAACCAAAACCAGAACTACAGCCAGAGCCAAAGGCGGAGCCTGTCAAGAAAAATGCCAAGGGACGACCTGCGAAGCAACGCGCTGCTAAGGCACCGACAACAAATGGAACCATTGCGGAGGAGGCGCCTGCAGAGAGCGAAATGAGCGTTACGACGAAACCTGTGACAAGAAAGAGTAGTAGACGAAAAGCGAGTGTTGACGCGTCAGAAGGGCGACAAACTAATGCCCCTAAAAGAACATCGACAAGGAGGAGCACGCGGAGGTCGGGGGACTCtcaggatgaagaagttccTCAAGCAGCGTCAGCACCAGAACCCGATCCCGGGCCCCAACCAGAGGCAGTGCCTGAACTGGCACCAGCTCCCCGTGTCAACGGAGCATCCAAGAAACGGGGGAACCGTGCAAAGTCTACTCGACCGCCCCCGGATTGGGACAAGTCACCGCAACGCGAACTACCTGCGCAGTCGGCCACGATCGCCCTGCCTATGAGCGACACACCCATTATTAACCGGAATAAAGAGATGCGAAAGAAGGGAGGCAGTTCCAACAGGCGGAGCAGCCTTGGTAATCgtggaagaagggcaagctcTTTGATCGAGAGTGGACAAACAGCAATACCTCATCGAGAGGTCAACCCGGCGGATTTCTATAAACACATTGAAGCCGAAGGCCTTACAGAACCTCGGCGTATGAAGCAATTGTTAACATGGTGTGGCGAGCGCGCGCTGCCAGGGAAGCCTCCTCATGGCACACCGAATTCTAACGCCATTCTCGGTG CTCGTGCCATTCAGGATCAGCTATTGAAAGACTTTGCGGCCAGATCCGAATTCTCGGACTGGTTTAGCCGAGAGGACGATGCCCCAAAAGCGCCTGTTGTGCTGAAACCCAATCCCAGAAACATGGAGTTGGACGAGAAATTGGCTCAGCTTGAAATCAACATTAAGAG ATTgcaagatgagaagagagcgTGGCAAGCAATACGGAAACCTCCGCCGGAACAACCACCTCTTTTCCCTGAAGACGAGATCGGACCTATTGTTCTGCCCGATTTTGATCTCTTGGACTCAGAAGAAGGTAAAATCAGAGGCTTCCTTGCAGATGAGAAAGCATCGTTCGATGCTGTAAGGTTACAGACAGAATCAAGGTTGCGCGCTATCCAGTCATCACTCGAGTTTCAGATTGACGAACTTGCCGATAACGTTCACAAGCTCGAGCAGCGGGTTGTGGTCGCGGGCAAAGAAGCGGACAAGGTTCTCAGTGTGAGCGCCCTCCGTCTTCGACAGCGCGAGGAACGAGAGAAGGCGAGTGTGGGAACAAGGGACATGCCGGTCATTGAAGTTTTGAGGAGTCTAGGGAACATTCTGCCTGAAGGAGGTGGGTGA